A region of Pirellulales bacterium DNA encodes the following proteins:
- a CDS encoding DUF5615 family PIN-like protein gives MPFGLYMDVHVPRAITEGLRRRAVDVVTSQEDGTGEHDDDTLLARTMQLDRLLFTQDEDLLAIAAKWHAA, from the coding sequence ATGCCGTTCGGGCTGTACATGGACGTGCACGTGCCGCGGGCGATCACGGAAGGACTTCGCCGCCGCGCGGTTGATGTCGTGACCTCGCAAGAGGATGGAACCGGAGAGCATGACGACGACACTCTGTTGGCGCGAACCATGCAACTCGATCGGCTGCTGTTTACGCAAGACGAAGATCTTTTGGCAATCGCGGCCAAGTGGCATGCCGCTTAG
- a CDS encoding DUF433 domain-containing protein yields the protein MATSAHYPHLTLGADGTARIGKTRYKVSHLAAEHYHHGWTAEELLRQHPDLRPEEVYAVLTYFYDHYESMVAETKASAAANDSTRPAQPVSREELLRRRTEKGI from the coding sequence ATGGCAACGTCCGCACACTACCCGCATCTGACCCTGGGCGCCGATGGTACGGCTCGCATTGGCAAAACGCGGTACAAGGTGAGCCATTTGGCCGCCGAGCATTACCACCACGGCTGGACGGCGGAGGAGTTGCTGCGACAGCATCCCGACCTGCGGCCCGAGGAGGTCTACGCTGTGTTGACGTATTTCTACGACCATTACGAATCGATGGTCGCCGAGACGAAGGCGTCCGCCGCAGCCAACGACTCGACCCGACCCGCACAACCCGTTTCCAGGGAGGAATTACTGCGCCGTCGCACCGAGAAGGGAATCTGA
- a CDS encoding transglutaminase family protein, with protein sequence MLIRVGCEVAFTFPRPAAVVLMLYLHPSRSPTIRKPERLESEPWLPVTDYTDCYGNRCGRVVAPAGRVLFRNDAIVDDCGLPDLQVPNAPQQEVQDLPHETLQFLLASRYCEVDSELKDLSWNLFGRYQPGWQRVQAICSFVHQHIRFDYQQARVDRTGLDAYRERIGVCRDYMHLAITFCRTLNIPARYCTGYLGDIGVPAAPYPMDISAWFEAYLGGQWYAFDARNNTPRIGRVLMARGRDAADVALTTIFGANQLQTFKVWTDEVPPGTLTG encoded by the coding sequence ATGCTCATCCGAGTCGGTTGCGAAGTTGCATTTACCTTTCCGCGTCCGGCGGCCGTCGTGCTGATGCTATACCTGCATCCGTCGCGCTCGCCGACCATTAGAAAGCCCGAGCGGCTTGAGTCAGAACCGTGGCTGCCGGTCACGGACTACACCGATTGTTACGGGAACCGGTGTGGCCGCGTCGTTGCCCCGGCCGGGCGAGTGCTGTTTCGCAACGATGCGATCGTCGACGACTGCGGCCTGCCCGACTTGCAAGTCCCGAATGCACCGCAGCAAGAAGTGCAAGATTTGCCACATGAAACGTTGCAGTTCCTGCTGGCCAGCCGTTATTGCGAGGTCGACAGCGAACTCAAGGACCTCAGTTGGAATCTGTTCGGCCGGTATCAACCCGGCTGGCAGCGCGTGCAAGCGATCTGCAGCTTCGTCCATCAGCACATTCGCTTCGATTACCAACAAGCGCGAGTCGATCGGACCGGGCTGGATGCATACCGCGAGCGCATCGGAGTTTGCCGCGACTACATGCACCTGGCGATCACATTTTGCCGGACGCTGAACATTCCCGCGCGGTACTGCACCGGCTATCTCGGTGACATTGGAGTGCCCGCCGCGCCTTATCCGATGGACATCAGCGCTTGGTTCGAGGCCTACTTGGGCGGACAGTGGTACGCCTTCGATGCGCGAAACAATACGCCGCGCATTGGCCGGGTGTTGATGGCGCGGGGCCGCGACGCCGCAGACGTCGCCCTCACGACAATCTTCGGCGCGAATCAGCTCCAGACTTTCAAGGTCTGGACCGACGAAGTCCCGCCTGGCACACTCACCGGATAA
- a CDS encoding gamma-glutamylcyclotransferase family protein, which translates to MAIHYVFAYGSLINSESRARTGGSGVAIPARVTGVQRAWNFVDRESGMTALGVVRRDESVTNGTLVAVRSADLPLFDRRERGYTRTRLERARVVGWNGQEVVEDPIWIYLPNEPGWPSKDSPIAQSYVDVVLAGCLEVGAAFAAEFVRTTTNWDYPWIDDRSTPRYARAMQNVSRAKHLEMDRILLENGDLLQGRGPLFPPAPEFG; encoded by the coding sequence ATGGCCATCCATTATGTGTTCGCTTATGGCAGCCTGATCAACTCCGAGAGCCGAGCTAGAACCGGTGGGTCGGGCGTGGCGATTCCGGCCCGAGTCACGGGAGTCCAACGGGCTTGGAACTTCGTCGATCGAGAGTCCGGAATGACGGCGCTGGGCGTCGTGCGTCGCGACGAATCGGTGACGAACGGGACACTCGTAGCGGTTCGCTCGGCCGACTTGCCGCTGTTCGATCGACGAGAGCGAGGATATACGCGGACGAGATTGGAACGCGCGCGTGTCGTTGGCTGGAACGGACAGGAAGTCGTGGAAGACCCGATTTGGATTTATCTTCCCAACGAGCCTGGATGGCCCTCGAAGGATAGCCCCATCGCACAATCCTATGTCGATGTGGTGTTGGCCGGATGCCTGGAGGTGGGTGCCGCCTTTGCTGCCGAGTTTGTGCGGACCACGACGAACTGGGACTATCCGTGGATTGACGACCGATCGACGCCGAGATACGCGCGCGCCATGCAGAACGTTTCGCGCGCCAAGCACCTCGAAATGGACAGAATACTTTTAGAGAACGGCGATCTCCTGCAAGGTCGGGGCCCACTTTTTCCCCCAGCCCCCGAATTTGGTTGA
- a CDS encoding PQQ-binding-like beta-propeller repeat protein has product MDLKQGTMCQRSARASLRAAAIVAVVAIVCWLAIHAHAQVAIMATAEATPDDQANASKGFAVLRADSKIVELIEDFNRYAGKKSWELAFRALNSIDEANNRGMVPAGDGFLVPVRARVKQCLLLLPPEGREAYRLFNDSAAKQLWDRVQDTRVRMPSDELEKLRKLVEVYFLTRVGDLAADRLGDALFEQGNFAGAEQMWRLVVETYPDSQLPIAKLQVKRCAALSQLGRRDALTAVAAQVREQYADQKVTIGGQEVAAAEFAESLLSGGSQSQAKPSADAKVIQLPAADEPVWQVRVVGPNLTGITDPQTGMPMSSSNLRTVPGSAVDDKRFYGNWLGTIYAADLETGKMLWRTGKFTDATQQVTNYLQQGVSLDSFYLVSAGSKLLAMRQGSKNLLGELLGGQSGQDNNLHLECLDAASGKTVWSIRGLGQTIVSVPYVVDGVAYAAAIAANNSTMNLVAISMTTGQLQWQVQLGTPQNTRNWRGGLTFGGPSMLAVGGMLYVATNNGAFLAIDLASHQVEWALKHDTKPPTDNQRFWFNGMMVTPVEAPGTLLDDNGVFYLKDGSASLLYALDPTAPSVKWKRPISADESVAAIDGQTAYLLGHELSALDLKSRKLLWSTKIPGENVALKPLACPEHVFVPTARGIFDIDPANGDIRRVFRGADRESGLCRLLLAGDKLIGISDTAVTAYPIRREKTTKLNSQATK; this is encoded by the coding sequence ATGGACCTAAAGCAGGGCACGATGTGCCAACGCTCAGCCCGCGCATCGCTTCGCGCCGCCGCCATCGTTGCCGTCGTCGCGATCGTTTGCTGGCTGGCGATTCATGCGCACGCCCAAGTCGCCATCATGGCGACCGCCGAGGCGACGCCGGACGATCAGGCCAACGCATCCAAGGGGTTTGCGGTTCTCAGGGCCGACAGCAAAATCGTCGAATTGATTGAAGACTTCAATCGCTACGCCGGTAAGAAATCGTGGGAACTTGCCTTTCGCGCCCTGAACTCGATCGACGAGGCCAACAACCGGGGCATGGTCCCGGCCGGCGACGGCTTTCTGGTGCCCGTCCGAGCCCGAGTGAAACAATGTCTGCTCCTACTTCCGCCCGAGGGGCGCGAAGCGTATCGGCTGTTCAACGACTCCGCCGCCAAGCAGCTTTGGGACCGCGTGCAAGACACTCGCGTCCGGATGCCGTCCGACGAGCTGGAGAAGCTGCGCAAGCTCGTTGAAGTCTATTTCCTGACGAGGGTCGGTGACTTGGCGGCCGATCGGCTGGGGGACGCGCTATTCGAGCAAGGCAACTTCGCCGGCGCGGAACAGATGTGGCGGCTCGTCGTCGAAACCTATCCCGATAGCCAATTGCCGATTGCCAAGCTGCAGGTCAAGCGCTGCGCCGCTCTTTCGCAGCTCGGCCGCCGCGATGCGCTGACCGCAGTCGCGGCCCAGGTGCGTGAGCAGTATGCCGATCAGAAGGTGACGATCGGCGGGCAGGAAGTTGCCGCCGCGGAATTCGCCGAGTCGCTTCTCTCCGGCGGATCGCAAAGCCAGGCGAAGCCGTCTGCCGATGCCAAGGTGATCCAGTTGCCTGCCGCCGACGAGCCCGTCTGGCAGGTTCGCGTCGTCGGCCCCAACCTGACTGGGATAACCGATCCTCAAACGGGAATGCCGATGAGTTCGTCGAACCTTCGCACCGTTCCCGGCAGTGCCGTGGACGACAAGCGGTTTTACGGAAATTGGCTGGGAACGATCTACGCGGCCGACTTGGAAACGGGAAAGATGCTGTGGCGCACGGGCAAATTCACCGACGCGACCCAACAGGTGACCAATTATCTTCAGCAGGGAGTGTCGCTCGATAGTTTCTACTTGGTTTCCGCCGGCAGCAAGCTGCTCGCCATGCGTCAGGGATCGAAGAACCTGCTCGGTGAGCTGCTCGGCGGCCAATCGGGGCAAGACAACAATCTGCACCTCGAATGTTTGGATGCCGCTTCGGGCAAGACGGTTTGGAGCATTCGCGGACTGGGGCAAACGATTGTCTCCGTCCCTTACGTCGTGGATGGCGTCGCGTATGCTGCCGCCATTGCGGCCAACAATTCGACCATGAACTTGGTTGCGATCAGCATGACTACGGGGCAATTGCAGTGGCAGGTGCAGCTCGGGACTCCGCAAAACACCAGAAATTGGCGCGGTGGCTTGACCTTCGGCGGCCCGAGCATGCTCGCCGTCGGTGGAATGCTGTACGTGGCGACGAACAACGGCGCGTTTCTGGCCATCGACCTGGCCAGCCATCAGGTGGAATGGGCGCTTAAGCACGATACTAAGCCTCCCACGGACAACCAGCGATTCTGGTTCAACGGCATGATGGTGACTCCGGTGGAAGCCCCGGGCACGCTGCTCGACGACAACGGAGTGTTTTATCTGAAGGACGGCTCGGCGAGTTTGCTCTACGCGCTCGATCCTACGGCACCGAGCGTTAAGTGGAAACGGCCGATTTCCGCCGACGAATCGGTTGCCGCGATCGATGGACAAACGGCCTATCTTCTGGGGCATGAGTTGTCGGCGCTCGATCTGAAATCGCGAAAGCTGCTTTGGAGCACCAAGATTCCCGGCGAGAACGTCGCACTCAAGCCGCTGGCATGCCCCGAGCACGTCTTCGTGCCGACGGCCCGCGGAATCTTCGATATCGATCCTGCCAATGGCGATATCCGCCGCGTGTTCCGCGGCGCGGATCGCGAGTCGGGCCTCTGCCGGTTATTGCTGGCCGGCGACAAGCTGATCGGGATCAGCGACACGGCGGTGACGGCCTATCCGATCCGGCGCGAGAAGACGACCAAGCTGAACTCGCAGGCGACGAAATAG
- a CDS encoding SIMPL domain-containing protein produces MNKQLQILQLTRIARWLARPIAAVTTLAIVSAALADEGIVVRGSGSATGRPTQIEMSATLSAEAELAADASVKFRDAKKRALAAIAGLKNPDLSIVPGGVSVGSGADANTQMMIMRGMAVPNTTQKVRLTETSRIVLAHADKLEPDELLDKLLKILDVAKDAGFQIGPAPATNYLEMQLRAQEGGEGGATVSFKLPDSTALREKAYEAAIDDSRTKAQKLAELSRAKLGRILSVHEEGSGKSDSDVAPMIMYFYGALGNKGAAEDKSLSNSTSGDLTLHVNLTVQFEMAK; encoded by the coding sequence ATGAACAAGCAGCTACAGATTCTGCAACTCACTCGAATCGCTCGCTGGCTGGCAAGGCCGATTGCCGCAGTGACGACGCTAGCGATCGTCTCCGCGGCGCTGGCCGACGAGGGGATCGTCGTCCGCGGCAGCGGCTCGGCGACGGGCCGGCCGACGCAAATCGAGATGTCGGCAACGCTCAGCGCCGAGGCCGAGTTGGCCGCCGATGCGAGCGTGAAATTTCGCGATGCCAAGAAGCGGGCTCTGGCCGCGATCGCCGGCCTGAAGAATCCCGACCTCTCGATCGTTCCGGGAGGCGTCTCGGTGGGTAGCGGCGCCGATGCCAACACCCAAATGATGATTATGCGCGGCATGGCGGTGCCGAACACGACCCAGAAAGTTCGGCTCACCGAAACCAGTCGCATCGTCCTCGCCCACGCCGATAAACTCGAACCGGATGAGTTGCTCGACAAACTGCTCAAGATTCTCGACGTGGCCAAGGACGCGGGCTTTCAAATCGGTCCCGCTCCCGCGACAAATTATTTAGAGATGCAGCTCCGCGCCCAGGAAGGGGGCGAGGGAGGCGCCACGGTGTCGTTCAAGCTGCCCGATAGCACGGCCCTGCGCGAGAAGGCTTACGAAGCGGCCATCGACGACTCGCGAACCAAGGCCCAGAAGCTGGCCGAATTGTCGCGTGCCAAGCTGGGGCGGATCTTGTCGGTGCATGAGGAGGGATCGGGCAAATCCGATTCCGACGTGGCGCCGATGATCATGTATTTTTACGGCGCCCTGGGGAACAAAGGTGCGGCGGAGGACAAGTCGCTCTCCAACTCGACCTCCGGCGATCTTACGCTGCACGTCAATTTGACCGTGCAATTCGAAATGGCAAAGTAG
- a CDS encoding SIMPL domain-containing protein (The SIMPL domain is named for its presence in mouse protein SIMPL (signalling molecule that associates with mouse pelle-like kinase). Bacterial member BP26, from Brucella, was shown to assemble into a channel-like structure, while YggE from E. coli has been associated with resistance to oxidative stress.) encodes MSKRSRNLARNCAVYLLANTLLALSVASEARAAQGVEGIVVQSTGSASARPTQVEMSAKLAADAELAADAAVKFHDAKKRALAALAALKNSDLSVTPGGVTVAASLDANSQQMLAMRGISAGTTNQKVRIAETNRIVLAHADQLEPEELLASLLKILDVAKDAGFQFTLPPTNDYYEMQARAQEGQVVFLFKLPDSTILRKKAYKAAIEDAKAKAQELADLSSTKLGRILSVVEGPGGNMQRVVYYNSAMNQAGGDDNALTSVSSAEVTLRVNLTVQFEIAK; translated from the coding sequence ATGAGTAAGCGCTCTCGAAATCTCGCCCGCAATTGCGCCGTGTACTTGCTCGCAAATACGCTCTTGGCGCTTTCTGTCGCGTCGGAGGCTCGCGCCGCGCAGGGCGTGGAAGGGATCGTCGTGCAAAGTACCGGCTCTGCCTCCGCCCGCCCGACTCAGGTCGAGATGTCGGCGAAACTTGCCGCCGATGCGGAACTGGCCGCTGACGCGGCCGTCAAATTCCACGACGCCAAGAAACGCGCCCTCGCGGCGTTAGCCGCGTTGAAAAACTCCGATCTGTCGGTGACTCCCGGCGGCGTTACCGTCGCCGCTAGCCTCGATGCGAATTCCCAGCAGATGTTGGCGATGCGCGGCATCTCGGCCGGAACGACGAACCAGAAGGTGCGGATCGCAGAGACCAATCGCATTGTGCTGGCCCATGCCGACCAACTCGAACCGGAAGAATTGCTGGCGAGCCTGCTGAAGATTCTCGATGTCGCCAAGGACGCTGGTTTCCAGTTCACCTTGCCGCCAACGAACGACTATTACGAGATGCAAGCCCGGGCGCAAGAGGGGCAGGTGGTTTTTTTGTTCAAGCTCCCCGATAGCACTATTTTGCGCAAGAAGGCGTACAAGGCCGCCATCGAGGATGCGAAAGCCAAGGCCCAAGAATTGGCCGACCTATCTTCGACCAAGTTGGGGCGCATCTTATCCGTGGTAGAGGGACCGGGAGGCAACATGCAGAGGGTTGTTTACTACAACTCGGCGATGAATCAAGCCGGCGGCGACGACAATGCGCTTACGAGCGTTTCCTCCGCAGAGGTCACGCTGCGGGTCAATCTGACCGTGCAATTCGAGATCGCGAAATGA
- a CDS encoding prenyltransferase/squalene oxidase repeat-containing protein → MKSICGTLLAISVLYIGASSALAQDILPKHITPQAQTAIKKGLDFLAKTHSEDGSFSGDPGGQAYPVAMTALAGMAFLANGNTPSRGPYSDHVAKIVEYLTNNGQPSGLISSASQEQGISMHGHGFALLFLASCYGMETNDRMRDRMKKVINKAIHLTASSSSNGGWSYTPGTGDEGSVTVTQIQGLRAASNAGFTVPKGAIEGGVHYLEMCKTPEGGICYQLGFNSGPRLPISAAAIATLYNAGEYDSKLADSCLAYVSQQFEVHKGTFDKGGGHNYYTHLYAAQGFYQAGDKYWDGYFPGARDQLIKLQSGDGSWPGDFIGQTYGTSIALIILQLPYKYLPIYQR, encoded by the coding sequence ATGAAATCCATCTGCGGAACTCTGCTGGCCATCTCCGTCCTGTATATCGGCGCATCGTCCGCGCTGGCTCAAGACATCCTTCCCAAACACATCACGCCGCAAGCGCAAACCGCCATCAAGAAGGGCCTCGATTTCCTGGCCAAAACCCACAGCGAAGACGGCTCGTTCTCCGGCGACCCAGGCGGCCAGGCCTATCCCGTGGCCATGACGGCGCTCGCCGGCATGGCCTTCTTGGCCAACGGCAACACCCCGTCGCGCGGTCCTTACTCCGACCACGTCGCCAAGATCGTCGAATATCTGACGAACAACGGCCAGCCGAGCGGACTGATCAGCAGTGCTTCACAGGAGCAAGGCATCTCGATGCACGGGCATGGCTTCGCGCTGCTATTTCTAGCTTCCTGTTACGGCATGGAGACCAACGACCGGATGCGCGACCGGATGAAAAAGGTCATCAACAAAGCCATTCACTTGACGGCCAGCTCCTCGTCGAACGGCGGTTGGTCTTATACTCCCGGCACCGGGGACGAAGGCTCGGTGACCGTGACGCAGATCCAAGGCCTCCGCGCGGCGAGCAACGCCGGTTTCACGGTCCCCAAGGGGGCCATCGAAGGAGGCGTTCACTATTTGGAAATGTGCAAGACGCCGGAGGGAGGCATCTGCTACCAGCTTGGCTTCAACAGTGGACCGCGCCTGCCGATTTCCGCCGCCGCGATTGCCACGCTGTACAACGCCGGTGAATACGATTCGAAGCTGGCCGACTCGTGTCTGGCGTATGTCAGCCAACAGTTCGAAGTCCACAAAGGCACGTTCGACAAAGGGGGCGGGCACAACTACTACACCCATCTCTACGCCGCCCAGGGCTTCTACCAGGCCGGCGACAAATACTGGGACGGCTACTTCCCCGGCGCCCGCGATCAACTGATTAAACTGCAGTCCGGCGACGGTTCCTGGCCCGGCGACTTCATCGGCCAGACCTACGGCACGAGCATCGCCTTGATTATCTTGCAGCTTCCTTACAAGTATCTGCCCATTTATCAGCGCTAG
- a CDS encoding AAA family ATPase has translation MAGTIVGQEDVVEQLLVCLFARGHCILEGVPGLAKTLMIRTLAQCMSLDFNRIQFTPDLMPSDITGTDVMYEDRGSGDRTFKFIRGPIFANVLLADEINRTPPKTQAALLEGMAERQVSVGGERHHLPDPFFVLATQNPIEQEGTYPLPEAQLDRFLMKVLVRYPSEHEERSIYRLTSTGNPVAPTQVLSGEEMLALQRIVHKVPVSDYCVNYVANLVRSTRAGDPKAPRFIKDWVLWGVGPRGGQSLIAAAQARAALDGRPEVDVSDIQAMVAAVLRHRIVLNYNAEAQGQTAETVIQKLVDAIPLDRAAEQAHERIGHVLKA, from the coding sequence ATGGCCGGCACCATCGTCGGTCAGGAAGATGTGGTCGAGCAATTGCTCGTTTGCCTCTTCGCCCGCGGCCACTGCATCCTCGAAGGGGTGCCTGGGCTGGCCAAGACGTTGATGATCCGCACGCTCGCTCAGTGCATGTCGTTGGATTTCAATCGCATCCAATTCACGCCCGACCTGATGCCTTCCGACATCACGGGAACGGACGTGATGTACGAGGACCGCGGCTCGGGGGACCGAACTTTCAAATTCATCCGCGGACCGATCTTCGCGAACGTGCTTTTGGCCGACGAAATCAACCGCACGCCGCCGAAAACGCAAGCCGCGCTCCTGGAAGGAATGGCCGAGCGGCAGGTTTCCGTCGGCGGCGAGCGGCATCATTTGCCCGATCCATTCTTCGTGCTCGCCACGCAGAATCCGATCGAGCAGGAAGGGACCTACCCGCTGCCCGAGGCCCAGTTAGATCGGTTCCTGATGAAGGTGCTCGTCCGCTATCCGAGCGAACACGAAGAGCGGAGCATCTATCGGCTCACTTCGACTGGCAATCCGGTCGCGCCGACACAGGTGCTCAGCGGCGAGGAGATGCTCGCGCTGCAACGGATCGTACACAAGGTGCCGGTGAGCGATTATTGCGTCAACTATGTGGCGAATCTGGTTCGCTCGACTCGGGCCGGCGATCCCAAGGCCCCGCGGTTCATCAAGGACTGGGTGCTTTGGGGAGTCGGGCCGCGCGGCGGGCAATCGCTGATCGCGGCGGCGCAGGCTCGAGCCGCGCTCGATGGCCGCCCCGAGGTGGACGTGAGCGATATTCAGGCGATGGTCGCCGCGGTGCTGCGGCATCGGATCGTGCTCAACTACAACGCCGAGGCCCAGGGGCAAACGGCGGAAACGGTCATTCAAAAACTCGTCGATGCGATTCCGCTCGACCGCGCCGCGGAGCAAGCCCATGAGCGAATCGGTCACGTACTTAAAGCCTGA
- a CDS encoding DUF58 domain-containing protein produces MSESVTYLKPEILARIVPLGLRAQRVVEGTMSGLHRSPLHGMSVEFADYREYTPGDDLKRLDWRAYARSNRYYIKRYEEETNFRATLLLDASASMRYGRAAARGEGGFTKFDYAATLAASLAMLCVKQRDAVGLALFDNAERSWLRPSAAQSQMIKILDALESARPDRTTDLGLVLNKVAAQINARGLVIVISDLLCDLDALYQGLGRVQHQGHDVLIFHVLDEEEIELPFNDSVLFRDIEGSEEIFAEPWAFRQEYKRAMEDFIDDVGNRCRAAGIDYTLLTTSDDLGQGMARYLHQRQSMAGRRIGKITSSSHEYAAPPPHGGEA; encoded by the coding sequence ATGAGCGAATCGGTCACGTACTTAAAGCCTGAAATCCTTGCCCGGATCGTGCCGCTCGGGTTGCGAGCGCAGCGCGTCGTCGAAGGGACGATGTCGGGGCTGCACCGCTCGCCGCTGCACGGGATGAGCGTCGAGTTCGCCGACTACCGCGAATACACGCCCGGCGACGATCTCAAGCGCCTCGATTGGAGAGCCTACGCTCGCTCGAACCGCTATTATATAAAGCGGTACGAGGAAGAGACGAACTTCCGGGCGACCCTGTTGCTGGATGCCTCCGCGTCGATGCGTTATGGCCGGGCCGCCGCGCGGGGCGAAGGGGGCTTCACCAAATTCGACTACGCCGCCACGCTCGCCGCCTCGCTGGCCATGCTCTGCGTCAAGCAGCGCGATGCAGTTGGACTCGCGCTGTTCGACAACGCCGAGCGCTCGTGGCTGCGCCCCTCGGCGGCCCAGTCGCAGATGATCAAGATTCTCGATGCGCTCGAATCGGCCCGCCCCGACCGCACGACCGATCTCGGACTCGTGCTCAACAAAGTGGCCGCTCAGATCAATGCCCGCGGGCTGGTGATCGTGATCTCCGATCTGCTTTGCGACCTCGACGCGCTATATCAAGGTCTCGGCCGAGTGCAGCATCAAGGTCATGACGTTCTCATCTTTCACGTGTTGGACGAGGAAGAGATCGAATTGCCGTTCAACGACTCGGTGCTGTTTCGCGATATCGAAGGGAGCGAGGAGATCTTCGCCGAGCCGTGGGCCTTTCGCCAGGAATATAAGCGGGCAATGGAGGATTTCATCGACGACGTCGGCAACCGCTGCCGCGCGGCCGGGATCGACTACACGCTCTTGACGACGTCCGATGATTTGGGGCAAGGGATGGCCCGCTATCTGCACCAGCGGCAGAGCATGGCAGGCCGGCGGATCGGCAAAATCACGTCCTCGTCTCACGAATATGCCGCCCCCCCGCCGCACGGAGGCGAGGCATGA